From one Aeropyrum camini SY1 = JCM 12091 genomic stretch:
- a CDS encoding dihydrolipoamide acetyltransferase family protein translates to MGRIVQVKLPDIGEGIAEGEIVEWLVEEGAVVKQFSPLVRVLTAKATVEIPSPYTGRVVRLLAKPGDVVRVGDPIVEIEVEEGAATKPQPEKAELAGEAARRGEERRPAEAAAQTPLATTAVLVRAPPRVRRLARQLGVDLTKVRGTGPRGAITEEDVRRAAAMLAAAPPPAALPPVQIEEERIPVRGIKKSMVQSMTLSKSKIPHAYIAEEVDFTELSKLREALKKDAEEKGVKLTYLPFVFKAVAKAIKKYPLVNAEFDEGKMEIVVKKTVNVGFAVDTPHGLVVPVVKNVERKGLFAIAREIAELTAKARDMRLSLDEVSGATFTITNVGSIGSVIGFPVIYPPNVAILGLHRLVEKPVYVDGELKPRKIGFVSLSFDHRALEGAYATRFLMEVKRLLENPALLFAEDYEFQ, encoded by the coding sequence ATGGGCAGGATTGTCCAGGTCAAACTGCCAGACATCGGGGAGGGTATAGCCGAGGGCGAGATTGTAGAATGGCTAGTGGAGGAGGGGGCTGTTGTAAAGCAGTTCAGCCCCCTCGTCAGGGTGCTCACAGCTAAGGCTACAGTCGAAATACCCTCACCATATACAGGCAGGGTTGTCAGGCTTCTGGCCAAGCCTGGCGACGTCGTCAGGGTCGGAGACCCTATAGTCGAAATTGAGGTCGAAGAGGGAGCGGCTACCAAGCCGCAGCCGGAGAAAGCTGAGCTGGCCGGGGAGGCAGCAAGAAGGGGTGAGGAGAGAAGGCCTGCCGAGGCGGCCGCGCAGACTCCGCTAGCTACTACGGCTGTACTGGTGAGGGCGCCCCCCAGGGTTAGGAGACTGGCTAGACAGCTAGGCGTCGACCTAACCAAGGTCAGGGGCACAGGCCCCAGAGGCGCTATTACGGAAGAGGATGTCAGGAGGGCGGCTGCCATGCTAGCCGCGGCCCCTCCACCGGCCGCACTCCCGCCAGTACAAATCGAGGAGGAGAGGATACCTGTAAGAGGTATTAAGAAGTCCATGGTCCAGTCTATGACCCTGAGCAAATCCAAAATACCTCACGCCTACATAGCTGAGGAGGTGGACTTCACCGAGCTTTCCAAGCTTAGAGAAGCATTAAAGAAGGATGCTGAGGAGAAGGGAGTGAAGCTTACTTACCTGCCCTTCGTGTTTAAGGCTGTGGCTAAGGCTATAAAGAAGTACCCGCTCGTCAACGCGGAATTCGACGAGGGGAAGATGGAGATAGTTGTTAAGAAGACCGTGAACGTCGGTTTTGCAGTGGACACGCCACACGGCCTCGTGGTGCCCGTTGTTAAGAACGTAGAGAGGAAGGGCCTGTTCGCTATAGCCAGGGAGATAGCGGAACTTACAGCCAAGGCAAGGGATATGAGGCTGAGCCTAGATGAGGTTTCTGGCGCTACTTTCACGATAACCAACGTAGGCAGCATCGGCAGCGTCATAGGCTTCCCCGTGATATACCCGCCGAACGTCGCCATACTCGGCCTGCATAGACTGGTTGAGAAGCCTGTCTACGTGGACGGGGAGCTCAAGCCCAGGAAGATAGGGTTTGTGTCGCTAAGCTTCGACCACAGAGCGCTGGAGGGGGCTTATGCAACCAGGTTCCTGATGGAGGTTAAGAGGCTTCTCGAAAACCCGGCGCTACTGTTCGCCGAGGACTACGAGTTCCAGTAG